gcCTCCCTTGCAGTTAGTTGGTCTCAGTCTTTGAATTGATTACAACTAAATCTTGTTGTTCCTTGTCCTGCCTTATAagatataactttttaaaaaccgtCTATATGGTGGAGTTTTAAATCCACAGCTTCTGCTTAACTGTAGTCTCCAGGAACCATAGAACTGTAGTGCTAGAGGGGGCTTTACCTGTGGGCTAtgttgtatgtacacacacacacacacacacacacacacacacagagctttgtgAAGAGTAGTGGGGTTGGGGGAGACTgagaggggcacagaaggggcaaaatgcatttctTGGGTGGGAAGTATCCCCCATGTTAGCTTTCTGAAACAGGTGGGGGGCAATTACTTTTCAGAGGggatgcttcccccacccctggagctaCCCTTGAGTGTGAAACACTTTCGGGTGGTGATTCCTCCCACCCAGGAGCATAACTATACTAGGGTAAGGGggaacagttgtctgggggcccactgccttggggggcccctcagaggcaggtcacatgactgactcccccagccgcgcacccgcctgggcttccttcagttgtattcatcctccgaaactgatgtgagcgttaagacctggagctaccagaacagcatgtctttctctagtaccattacatgactttcatcgtccacaatttacaaaacctttaaaaaaataatttaggatgatgttctattgtggcacataggtgtgtgtgtgtgtataattttactatgctttttgttgccactattcagcctcatttaagatttctttacttcatgagctgagcttcagtgaggggggcaggcattttaaaatcttgtctctgggctcactccatccttgctacacccctgctcccaccccacatgCCTGAGCACAATTGAAACTAATCCCCATTTTACCCAGTGTGGTAAGAATTCAGTCCACATCACTTGAATAAGGGTTGTATCCCGAGCACCACAACATGGGTTGACTTCTCAGTATATTTTTCTATCCTTTAAACAGTGAAACTattgctcagtagcagagcacacattttaaacaaaaaggcTATATAGCTCAGTAGAACACACGTTTTTCAGGCAGcagatcccaagttcaatctctggcatctctcatTAAAAGGAACAACACCTGGAAAAACCTCAGCCCAAGACTTTGAAGAGCCACTCACTGTCAGGGACCACACTGgctggctagatagaccaacaggcTGCTTCGTTTTAAAGCCACTTCATACAGACTGTGTAGGGGGTGCTCATCTGTTTCAATGGGTGGTGCGTGTCCTTCCTATAATTAATGTGAAGTGGATATCTCATAGGGAGGTACCTACTCACAAGGGTGAGGAGATTCACATGAATCAGAATTTGACATGGAACACCAACCAAGCACAATCTTTTCTGTCTGTGGTAGACCATGCAAGAAAACCGCTGGTTGAACCAGTGTCTGAACCAGGCAAAAGATCAATCACTGGGTAGGTATCTGAGAAATACCCCAGGAGAAATATGTTTGTTTGAAAGCACCCTATTTTGTTATAGCTGGTATTTTCCTGGATTCATCAGTGCAATATGTAATCTTGTGTTCATGTCCACTAAGCCTAAGGTCTTGATCCAAGTAAGTTTATTTTTGACATTTTTATGGTTGCATTTGAAATATCAGATGAACCTCCTATTTCATTTGACTTTGCTGAAATAATTGCTATTTtttatgaattgtttttatcttagtAATGTATTTGCTATTTGTTAATAACCATTAATTCAACAGTTTGGGGTAGATCCAGTCTTTTACAGGCTTGCATCTCAGATTCTGTTCTCTCACTCATTTCGTTTAGCTTGATGTTTcagaaaagccctattcacacattacattcaactcACAATCAGTGTACACCATATGaatgtagttattcacacattatgttcaatgcatgtatagtAGAACACCTATCTGTGTCCTGCATTTAAGATGGTGTGGTTTACTCAGGTTCActtgaatgcatgtacagatattcacacaaaaacatgtgcctgTGTGTACCAACACCTGTACACACATGACACCGGAACAGCCTTAGACAAAATGGGCATTTCAACTCAAGAGGGGAAAGTTTAAAATGGATTAGGGAGTTATGTATATTTAGGTAGACTTTAAAATGTAAGTGTTGGTACATATAAAGCTGTCTTATATGGAGTCATACTATCTAACCCACTGTTATGTACTTTTACCAGAAACAGCTTTATAAAGTCTCAGGCAGGTCCCTGAGGATATTCCACAGGGAGGGACATGCGCACAATATGTGAGGTGCAGTATGTGAGGTCTGTCTAATTAGATTCACCAGGGATTCAGTCTGGGACCTTGTATATGTACAGCATGTGCTggcactgagctgtggccccttctTCATATTCACTTTGAAAGGATCTTAGTTTTCATAGTTTCAGCTGTGGTAATATTGTCCCCCCAGCCAAATGAGAGCAAAATATATTGGGACAGCTTTTTATTAATTCTgctcttttaaatttaaatagctTTTAGTCCTGGTTTAAATCAGGTTTCTTTTAAAGTACTGTAATTAATACAACTGCTTTGgacttgtgttttttaaattgtaactGTGTAAGTTTTaacaatttcagttaaaagcaggatacaaatgaattaaaataaCCAGCAAATTCTCTCAAGTGTAGGGATTTATACAGTGGCTACAATCCACAGATATTTGAATTCTGTCACACAATCTATTTTACTAATTTTTAGAATCAACTGACTAAACATCATTTCTGCCCAACCCCTCTCCAAGCTTATTTGTTTGAGCATATTTGCTGAGATAAATAAGGTGAGACCAAAGCATTTTTGTCTCAGTTTGAAATCTATAGCAGCTTGGTAGATGATGGTGAAGTAAAAACCAATGCGTTCATTCCGTTGTAATTCTTCGCCCACAGACATCCGAAGCTCTCTCGTCGTATCAAATAACCTCTTGTTTACTTTagtggaaaggggggaaattccaTTCTAGAAGCAAAGATTGCCTTTTTACAGATGCTCAAGAGCAAGGAAAGGCGCCCAAATGCCCTCTCGCAATTAAATAGTAGCAACTGTTTTGTCATTGGGTCGTTTTGAAATACTTCTGCATCTCATTGGAAAAACCTCGGTAGCACCGTCCTATGGCGTTGTAGGAGGACGCGTCTCGgtgctctcccctcctcgcccgcGGTTTGCGTAGAAGTTTTCTTTCTGGCCCGACATCATACAATATAAACGAAGGCAGCAAGCGTTACTAGCGATTGACGTTTAAGAAGGTGAAAGATGGGATTTTAATCAAAGGGGAAGGGCTATTTTCCAGAGATACTGCAGAGAGCGTGTATAGAGCATTACCGGCATTATTTGTCAGTTTGTGTTGATAACAATTCTCGATTTCCTTTCAGACTGAAAAAATAGCTCTAACAACAAGGGTATATTTACTTGCTGTTTTAGTAGAGTGTTTGGTATAATTCATGAAACAAGTAGATAAAAATATGCTACTTCAGGAAGGGGGGAGTATTTAAATCTATATAACAAGCTCCTAATAGATATAAAAGTAGATGTTACAACAAAATGAGTCCAATCTTAACCCTGATTTTTAGCTTTTGTAAAGAAACTTGATGATGAGGAACAAATCGGGACTATTTAGAGTTTGCTTATGGCTTGCTTTAGCTGTAGTATAAACACAATGTACAAATCTCCCTCTTAAGAGTCAATtctatttttaatattgtttgcTTAAGCTAGAGCTGTGAAATAAGTATTTGTTTCTCCAGGCAAATCAAAGggttggaatttaaaaaaaatgaattttaacTTTTTTCCTCTTAATTCATAGTACTGCTTCAGGTTTGTACACTTACTAGACGTCCTGATACCTATTTGCCCCTCATCTGATCTACACTGCAGGGTTGTGGTACAAGTATATGTACTCTTTTTTTGACGGCTTCTCTACCCTGTATGGAATGGTCCACTTCAGCTACCAGTCCAGGACCAGTACTACTCAAAAGCCCTGGCCcacttttaaaatctatttttttcAGCTTCTCAGCCCTTCTTTTGAGCATATGGGTGGCTCTTAAAAGAGCCTTTTGTTTTACGCAGACgccttgttgggggggggagtagcTTCCTTATTTGCCTTTGGGCTTGTGGCTCTCAGTTTTCTTGGGCAGTAGCACAGCTTGGATATTGGGCAGAACACCACCTTGGGCAATAGTAACTCCTCCAAGAAGTTTGTTTAATTCTTCATCATTACGAACAGCCAACTGGAGATGGCGAGGAATGATTCTAGTTTTCTTGTTGTCCCGGGCAGCGTTGCCAGCCAATTCCAAAATTTCAGCTGTGAGATACTCCAGCACTGCAGCCAGGTAAACGGGTGCCCCAGCCCCAACACGCTCAGCGTAATTCCCTTTGCGAAGGAGACGGTGGACGCGACCCACAGGGAACTGAAGCCCAGCTCTGGAAGAGCGAGACTTAGCCTTTGCTCGTGCCTTCCCCCCCTGCTTGCCACGGCCAGACATGGCGACACTGACTCAGCTCAACTCAAGCACAAATAAGACTGCAATTAAGAAAAACTGAAGGGCCGAGGCCTTTTATCCCTTCCTCATGTGCGGAAGCATGGTTCCTCATTGGCCAAGTCTGTCACCAGCATTTCAGACCCAATGGCAGTGCAATTTCTGAAACGGACCAATCCAGAGCTCAGCTATGCTTTATGCCCAATAGACAATCGGGGATTACAGTACTCTTATTTGCATGTGCGTGCGCAGGAGTGATGATCTCAAAAACGCCTTCAGCCAGTAGGAATGTTGGACTTTGGATCTCTTCATTTGCATAGGGAGAGTATAAATACAGGGCTGGGACGGGTTCGCCTTCTTCacaattctttttttctttttactgaaGAAAACAGACAGCCTTCCTTCAGAATGCCCGAGCCAGCCAAATCTGCTCCCGCTCCTAAGAAGGGCTCTAAGAAAGCAGTGACCAAAACCCAGAAAAAGGGCGACAAGAAGCGCCGTAAGAGCAGGAAGGAGAGTTACTCCATCTACGTCTACAAGGTCCTGAAACAGGTTCACCCCGATACTGGCATTTCTTCCAAGGCGATGAGTATCATGAACTCCTTTGTGAATGATATTTTCGAGCGCATTGCTGGGGAAGCTTCGCGCTTGGCTCACTACAACAAGCGCTCGACCATCACTTCGCGGGAGATCCAGACTGCTGTGCGTCTCTTGCTACCCGGGGAACTGGCCAAGCATGCTGTGTCAGAGGGTACGAAAGCCGTCACCAAGTACACCAGCTCCAAGTAAGGAAGCTACGCAGATCAGTAAGGAACCCAAGAACCCAAAGGCTCTTTTAAGAGCCACCCACTTCCTCAGTAAAAGAGTTCGTCACTTACCTCTCCAGTTACATTGTTGACTTTGCACGTCGCGGTACTTTTCTCTCCAAAAAAAAAGGGATAGTGTGTTTAAATGCAGTTTCCCATATTGTCTGCTACATTGTAAGCTCTCCCCCTTAGTGTTACAAGCCAACTCGTAGCATGTGTAAGTCTTGCCTGTTTTCCCTTATCCCCTCGAGTCTTTTAATAAATCGATTTACGCCCGCACAATTAGGTGTACAATAACCGTAGACTCTGAAATTCAGCAACAAAGATTTTTACACAAGCAATTAATTGATCCACTTTTTAGTAATACGATGGATGAGAGTATTGAGTTCCCACGTTTAACTCCTCTTAAATAGTTCTAATATGAAAGAAGCGGCAATGGAAAGAAAATTTCTGGCAATAACCCATTAGAACACTTCAATAAACACTAATAAAATATTACGTTCTGAGGATATGATCCTGCCAAACACTTCTGCAATCCCTGTCAATGGACGAGAACTACACATGATTAACTCCCCCACTGATACTGACAAGAGTCTTCAAAATGTTTAACTCTTTAGTCACCGCTCCGCAGTCAATACTTGCAAAAGTTAACGCGGTCGAATCCACTCATCGCACAACTCCTAGCCCTTGCTTTAAGGTCCTGATTTACACACCACACCGATTCAGCACTCGATGCGTTTTGCACAAAGCACATAACAggaatttggagagatccttcctCAGGGCTGTCACTTGGTAGGGTTTCAGAGAATCTTGTAATCCAGGGAAAGAAACTAGTTTAGCGTTCAATACACTCTAGCAAAATAACCTGCGCTGCGAGGAGAGTAGACAACGCAGCACGTATAAGTAAACCCCGGAGTCCGCATTAAGAAGGAGAGAGTCACGTCCAGAGAGAAACTGCACTCTGCGCTCCTTGTCCTTTGGTGCCGACGTTTTGCAGCCTCCTTGAATGCAGCTCCCTACACTGCCACCTAGCGAACGCTTGCAGTAATACACCATTAATGGAAATTTGCTCTGCAGCAGCTGTTCTTATAGTGCG
Above is a window of Hemicordylus capensis ecotype Gifberg chromosome 2, rHemCap1.1.pri, whole genome shotgun sequence DNA encoding:
- the LOC128347754 gene encoding histone H2A type 2-B produces the protein MSGRGKQGGKARAKAKSRSSRAGLQFPVGRVHRLLRKGNYAERVGAGAPVYLAAVLEYLTAEILELAGNAARDNKKTRIIPRHLQLAVRNDEELNKLLGGVTIAQGGVLPNIQAVLLPKKTESHKPKGK
- the LOC128347753 gene encoding histone H2B 5-like, which encodes MLDFGSLHLHRESINTGLGRVRLLHNSFFLFTEENRQPSFRMPEPAKSAPAPKKGSKKAVTKTQKKGDKKRRKSRKESYSIYVYKVLKQVHPDTGISSKAMSIMNSFVNDIFERIAGEASRLAHYNKRSTITSREIQTAVRLLLPGELAKHAVSEGTKAVTKYTSSK